In one window of Carassius carassius chromosome 38, fCarCar2.1, whole genome shotgun sequence DNA:
- the LOC132118948 gene encoding putative nuclease HARBI1, translating to MYGFPNVIGAIDCTHVAIRAPNVNENAFINRKHFHSINVQIICDADMLLTNVVARWPGSTHDSFILRHSSVGRRLEAGAIRDGWLLGDSGYPLKQWLLTPFLNPHSAEERHYNMCHSRARAIVERTIGLFKGRWRCLDCTGGRLLYTPEKVCQIVLACAVLHNVAQLKNMPLPPGADCCVGRDPEPHPQAFEPNAAAVHQRLEVMRRL from the exons ATGTATGGTTTCCCAAATGTCATCGGTgctattgactgcactcatgttgccaTAAGGGCACCGAACGTTAATGAAAATGCTTTCATTAATAGAAAGCATTTTCATTCAATCAATGTCCAAATTATTTGTGATGCAGACATGTTGCTCACTAATGTAGTAGCTCGGTGGCCTGGGTCAACCCATGACTCATTTATTTTAAGACACAGCAGTGTTGGACGCAGACTCGAGGCTGGTGCtatacgtgatggctggcttctag GGGACAGTGGATATCCCCTCAAACAGTGGCTGCTTACGCCTTTCCTCAACCCACATAGTGCAGAGGAAAGGCACTACAACATGTGCCACAGCCGAGCTCGCGCTATAGTGGAGCGCACCATCGGCCTGTTTAAGGGCAGATGGCGCTGCCTCGACTGCACTGGAGGGAGGTTATTGTACACGCCTGAAAAGGTGTGCCAAATCGTGCTGGCATGTGCTGTGCTACACAATGTGGCACAGCTTAAAAACATGCCTCTACCTCCTGGCGCCGATTGCTGTGTTGGCCGCGACCCTGAACCCCATCCCCAGGCATTTGAGCCAAATGCTGCTGCTGTGCACCAGCGTTTGGAAGTGATGCGTCGCTTGTAA